CATCGGCCCCGGACGATAGAGCGACACGAGCGCAATAATATCACCGAAATTAGTCGGCTTCACTGCGGACAGAGTGCGCCGCATACCCTCGGATTCAAGCTGGAACACGCCAACCGTGTTGCCCGATTTGAGCAGATCATAGACCTTGGGATCATCCCAAGCGAGCGTGCCGAGATCGACCTCGATCCCGCGCTTCTCCATCAGATCGGTCGCCTTGCGCAGAACGGACAAGGTTTTGAGCCCGAGAAAATCGAACTTCACCAAGCCGCTGCTTTCGACGTGTTTCATGTCGAACTGCGTGACCGGCATGTCCGAACGCGGATCGCGGTAGAGCGGAACGAGCTTCGCGAGCGGCCTGTCACCGATCACCACACCCGCCGCGTGAGTTGACGAGTTGCGCGGGAATCCCTCCAGCTGCATCGCCAGATCGACGAGACGCTTCACCTCATGGTCGTTATCATATTCGCGCCTAAAATCGCTCGCTCCGTTGAGCGCACGCGGCAGGGTCCAAGGATCGGTCGGATGGTTGGGCACCATCTTGCACAGCCGGTCCACCTGACCATAGCTCATCTGCAGAATTCGGCCGGTATCGCGCAGCACCGCACGTGCTTTCAGCTTACCGAATGTGATAATCTGCGCGACATGATCGCTGCCATATTTCTGCTGGACATAGCGGATGACTTCGCCGCGCCGCGTTTCACAGAAATCGATATCGAAATCGGGCATCGACACACGTTCCGGATTGAGGAACCGCTCGAACAGCAGCCCGAGTTTCAGAGGATCGAGATCGGTAATGGTTAGCGCCCATGCCACAACCGAGCCCGCGCCCGAACCGCGCCCTGGACCCACCGGAATACCATTATCCTTCGCCCATTTGATGAAGTCTGCAACGATCAGGAAGTAGCCGGGGAACCCCATCCCGACGATCACATCAATTTCGAAATCGAGCCTGTCGAAATAAGGCTTTCGCTCTTCCTCCGATATTTCGCCATAAAGTGCGAGCCGCGCTTCAAGGCCCTTGCGAGCATCCTCGGCCAGAGCCTTTGCTTCGCCCTCCAGATCGCCAGCAAGGCTGGGCAGAATAGGGGCGCGATTGGGCGGCGCATAGGCGCAGCGCCGGGCAATGGTCAGTGTGTTCGCGGTTGCTTCGGGAAGATCATCGAACAGTTCCTCCATCATCGACGCAGACTTTACGTACGCCTCGCGATTTGAACGCGGCCGATCATCGGCATCGACTTGCGACGAATTGGCAATGCACAACATCGCATCATGCGCCGCAAACACATGCGGTTCGGCAAAGAACGCAGGATTGGTCGCGACCAGCGGAATATCGCGGGTGTATGCAAGATCGATCAGCGCCGTTTCGGCAGCGTCCTGAACCGCATCATATTTGCGCGCCAATTCAATATAGAGCCGGTCCGGGAACAGACCCTGCAACCGGTCGAGCAACGCCTCGCCGTGCTCCTGCTGCCCTTCGCCAAGCAGGCGCGACAACGCGCCTTCGCTTGCACCGGTCAGCGCGATCAGGCCATCAGTATGCCCTTCAAGATTGCTCAGACGGACATGCGGCTCAAACTCCAACGGTCGGTCGAGATGGGCCTTGCTGACCAGATGGCAGAGATTGTCATAACCGGTCTCATCCTGCGCATAGAGCGGCAGATAATCGACCTGCTTGCCCTCCGCATCGCGGGCAATGCCCAGCAGCGTTCCGATTATAGGTTGAATACCCTCATCGATGCAGGCCTTGGCAAACATGACCGCGCCGTAGAGGCCATTTCGGTCGCAAATAGCGATGGCGGGAAAGCCGCGTTCCTTCGCCAGTTTGGCAATCTGCTTCGGATCAATCGCTGCCTCGAGCATCGAATAAGACGACAGGACGCGCAGCGGTACGAAAGGAGCAAAAGGCATGATCAGAGTATGTGTTCAGTCGGTGCGAAAGGGAAGCGCGCAGCCTATAGTTTTCCCTATTCGCGATCTCGCGCTTTTTCTGCCACGCGCTCGAACACGGCACGTAGCGCCGCGGGCGTAGCCTTCTCGATTGCCCCATCGACGATCTCCTGAGGCGACCATATCAGCGTAGGCATCTCATCATCTAGCATTTC
This genomic window from Pontixanthobacter aestiaquae contains:
- the dnaE gene encoding DNA polymerase III subunit alpha — encoded protein: MPFAPFVPLRVLSSYSMLEAAIDPKQIAKLAKERGFPAIAICDRNGLYGAVMFAKACIDEGIQPIIGTLLGIARDAEGKQVDYLPLYAQDETGYDNLCHLVSKAHLDRPLEFEPHVRLSNLEGHTDGLIALTGASEGALSRLLGEGQQEHGEALLDRLQGLFPDRLYIELARKYDAVQDAAETALIDLAYTRDIPLVATNPAFFAEPHVFAAHDAMLCIANSSQVDADDRPRSNREAYVKSASMMEELFDDLPEATANTLTIARRCAYAPPNRAPILPSLAGDLEGEAKALAEDARKGLEARLALYGEISEEERKPYFDRLDFEIDVIVGMGFPGYFLIVADFIKWAKDNGIPVGPGRGSGAGSVVAWALTITDLDPLKLGLLFERFLNPERVSMPDFDIDFCETRRGEVIRYVQQKYGSDHVAQIITFGKLKARAVLRDTGRILQMSYGQVDRLCKMVPNHPTDPWTLPRALNGASDFRREYDNDHEVKRLVDLAMQLEGFPRNSSTHAAGVVIGDRPLAKLVPLYRDPRSDMPVTQFDMKHVESSGLVKFDFLGLKTLSVLRKATDLMEKRGIEVDLGTLAWDDPKVYDLLKSGNTVGVFQLESEGMRRTLSAVKPTNFGDIIALVSLYRPGPMDNIPLFGKRKNGEAEIEFPHPKLEGILAETYGIFVYQEQVMQAAQILAGYSLGDADLLRRAMGKKVQAEMDAQRQRFVDGCKENSDIEAKKANELFDLIDKFAGYGFNKSHAAAYALLAYQTAWLKAHYPEEFYAASMCFDMHQSEKMALFVDDARRHGIEVAPPDINRSEAEFSVERTDDGYAVRYALAGIRNVGEKAMESIVAERGANGWFESLNDLFERLPPGSMNRRQLEGLICAGALDELEPNRGKLFGNVELLLAVADAATRERESGQAALFGGNDQAEDTLRLKQSDEWSRPEQMAKERENFGFYFSAHPVQQYWAVASANGARTFQSLMEAGAPPGGRQAAVMAAMVESVNKGKTRKGKDFVRADFSDSTGQFSAACFEESLVENFQKWASESTCILLNVELDSPSPDEPPRVTIRGGRPLEEIKGGSRMMLRMELSDAAALHDLKLELAPGAPGYGEVLVQLKTGGETEPLIRLGRDYALDGELAERLALIEGIEKVALTARRGASNLRLVA